One window of Maridesulfovibrio frigidus DSM 17176 genomic DNA carries:
- a CDS encoding DVU_1557 family redox protein, translating to MSTLKVLDADFSAWKCSACGKTLVPKAVELEYLESVFSVELPACPECDLVLIPEDLALGKMAEVESLLEDK from the coding sequence ATGAGCACATTAAAAGTACTGGATGCAGATTTTTCCGCATGGAAATGCTCTGCATGCGGAAAAACACTTGTTCCTAAAGCTGTCGAATTAGAATACCTTGAAAGCGTCTTTTCAGTAGAACTACCCGCCTGCCCGGAATGCGATTTAGTTCTTATTCCAGAAGATTTGGCTCTTGGAAAAATGGCGGAAGTGGAGAGTCTTTTGGAGGATAAATAG
- the trsM gene encoding DVU_1556 family methyltransferase encodes MTQTGLSVPLWEKETLREAAGTTLRPGGLNLTDRALSLAAIPQHGRVLDVGCGLGTTVQHLNKVHLFETYGVDISMHQIKDAPLKLGLSQANATGLPFACKSFDALVCECVLSILPDISQALTEFKRVLTPSGTLIISDLFQRGLSNTTGISDSCASSPIDAKQLNYDLYNQGFRTTIQEDHSKVLTELAARLIFLGEKSIIPKQNCCDRPGYMLLIAKVNDF; translated from the coding sequence ATGACGCAAACGGGTCTATCAGTTCCATTATGGGAAAAAGAGACTCTTAGAGAGGCTGCGGGCACAACTTTACGTCCGGGAGGCTTAAACCTCACTGACCGCGCATTATCTTTAGCCGCAATCCCTCAGCATGGCCGTGTACTGGATGTTGGGTGCGGGCTTGGAACAACAGTTCAGCACCTTAACAAAGTCCACTTATTTGAAACTTACGGTGTAGACATATCTATGCACCAAATTAAAGACGCACCATTGAAGCTAGGGCTTTCGCAAGCGAATGCGACAGGTCTCCCCTTTGCCTGCAAATCGTTTGATGCTTTAGTTTGCGAATGTGTACTCTCTATTTTGCCGGACATTTCCCAAGCCTTAACTGAATTTAAGAGAGTTCTTACACCGTCAGGAACATTAATTATCTCTGATCTTTTTCAGCGTGGGCTATCAAACACAACCGGAATTTCTGATTCATGTGCAAGCTCCCCCATTGATGCAAAACAGCTCAACTATGATCTGTACAATCAAGGGTTTCGCACCACAATTCAAGAAGATCACTCTAAGGTACTTACGGAACTAGCTGCACGGCTAATTTTCTTAGGAGAAAAGTCTATCATCCCCAAGCAAAACTGCTGCGACAGACCGGGGTACATGCTACTTATCGCTAAGGTAAACGACTTCTAA
- a CDS encoding DVU_1555 family C-GCAxxG-C-C protein → MNDTDLRILQLNGSGYCCAQIMILLCLDNLQRENPDLVRSMQGLCLGTGDCSGACGIMTSGICAIALYGGKGLENEEEDDRIPLVVENFREWFISSSLGQFGGTKCRDILGEDCAAPKPDRCGKLLVDAYAKLIQVLVDAGFDPYTGREINDEF, encoded by the coding sequence ATGAATGATACAGATTTGCGCATCCTTCAATTGAACGGATCCGGCTATTGCTGCGCACAAATAATGATTCTTCTTTGTCTGGATAATTTGCAACGAGAAAATCCCGACCTTGTACGTTCCATGCAGGGGCTATGCCTCGGAACGGGCGATTGCTCAGGAGCATGCGGAATTATGACCAGTGGAATATGCGCGATTGCGTTGTATGGGGGTAAAGGTCTTGAAAATGAAGAAGAAGATGATCGCATCCCTTTAGTCGTAGAGAATTTTAGAGAATGGTTTATATCTTCATCATTAGGACAGTTCGGCGGAACAAAGTGTAGAGATATTTTAGGTGAAGACTGCGCTGCTCCAAAGCCTGATCGTTGCGGAAAGCTGCTGGTTGATGCCTACGCCAAACTTATACAAGTTCTTGTTGATGCTGGATTTGACCCCTATACAGGCAGAGAAATAAACGATGAATTCTAA
- the trsS gene encoding radical SAM (seleno)protein TrsS, whose amino-acid sequence MNSNVNIHETVSVCPICLKRLTANRTTENGETRIIKQCSEHGMFSTPVWRGEPAIQNWTRPKTPSAPPVTDTTQLNGCPFDCGLCPDHNQHTCTTLVEITWRCDLNCKICFASAGNSEDDSEANSKHKILIRPDPTLSELKVLLKKVRKTAGPCNLQLSGGEPSVRDDLPQIATIAKELGFPFVQVNTNGLRVGREVGLAKIWADAGVDSAFLQFDGTRDDIYESIRGRGLINEKMSAIKNLTDAGIGVVLVPTIVPTVNDDNIGEILKLAVAHSPGVRGVHFQPVSYFGRYPEAPSDNARITLPEIMSKLEAQTEGLVNKTDFLPPACEHALCSFHSNYMVMEDGKLKKLSGKGEPCCATPAASEGADKSKAFVRKQWAAPTTDDCGCAKPLDDLDRFIQRAKTHILAISGMAFQDAWTLDLERLRGCCIHVAAPDGKLIPFCAYNLTSMDGESLYRGKSE is encoded by the coding sequence ATGAATTCTAATGTGAATATCCATGAAACAGTTAGCGTCTGTCCCATATGTTTGAAAAGACTTACAGCAAACAGAACGACTGAAAATGGTGAAACTCGCATAATAAAACAATGCTCTGAGCATGGAATGTTCAGCACACCAGTCTGGCGAGGTGAGCCTGCTATTCAAAATTGGACCCGTCCAAAAACGCCTTCTGCTCCGCCTGTTACCGATACAACTCAATTAAACGGTTGCCCTTTTGATTGCGGCCTATGCCCGGATCACAACCAGCATACCTGCACAACGCTGGTGGAAATAACTTGGCGCTGCGACCTAAACTGCAAAATATGTTTTGCGTCTGCGGGTAATTCAGAGGATGACTCCGAGGCAAATTCTAAGCATAAAATATTAATACGTCCCGACCCGACTTTATCAGAACTTAAAGTACTACTTAAGAAAGTACGCAAAACGGCTGGCCCATGCAATCTACAACTTTCAGGCGGGGAACCTTCTGTTCGGGACGATCTTCCGCAAATCGCTACTATTGCAAAGGAGCTGGGATTTCCGTTTGTACAGGTCAACACAAACGGACTCAGAGTCGGACGTGAAGTTGGGCTTGCTAAAATTTGGGCGGATGCGGGTGTCGATTCTGCTTTTTTGCAGTTTGATGGAACTCGTGACGATATTTATGAATCAATTCGTGGACGCGGGCTTATAAATGAGAAGATGTCGGCTATCAAGAATTTGACTGACGCGGGTATCGGGGTTGTTCTCGTACCGACAATTGTTCCAACCGTAAATGATGACAATATCGGTGAAATTTTAAAGCTGGCAGTGGCTCATTCTCCAGGAGTACGCGGTGTTCATTTTCAGCCAGTCAGCTACTTCGGACGCTACCCTGAAGCGCCATCCGATAACGCACGCATAACCCTTCCAGAAATAATGAGTAAGCTTGAAGCCCAAACAGAGGGCTTGGTAAACAAAACAGATTTTCTACCTCCAGCCTGCGAACATGCATTATGCTCATTTCACAGCAACTACATGGTCATGGAAGATGGTAAATTAAAAAAACTTTCTGGCAAAGGCGAACCATGCTGCGCCACGCCTGCAGCTTCCGAAGGAGCTGATAAATCAAAAGCATTTGTTCGCAAGCAATGGGCTGCCCCCACAACAGATGATTGCGGATGCGCAAAACCGCTAGACGATTTAGATCGTTTTATTCAGCGTGCAAAAACTCATATTCTTGCAATTTCGGGGATGGCTTTTCAAGATGCATGGACTCTTGATCTCGAACGACTCAGAGGATGTTGTATTCATGTTGCCGCTCCGGATGGAAAATTGATTCCATTTTGCGCATACAATCTAACATCAATGGATGGAGAATCTCTTTATCGAGGTAAAAGTGAGTAG
- a CDS encoding DVU_1553 family AMP-dependent CoA ligase has product MSSESLSQWLNLRMGRPLHSDNVPPKKLQEWQFRQLRKTLGKSAANCPFYTKHLQGIKIEEIRTPTDLSKLPFTTDDDLRNNPNNFLCTSQDDIARAITLSSSGSSGPPKRLFFTTGDLERTTEFFHYGMGPLVEEGETVLALLPDSRPGGVGKLFSESISRLGAKTVYPEDPSNISAVLDLLIDSRATCILGPAIHVHALARLWKSHGLPDNQMSSALLCWDVLPDIAIQTISKTLGCEIFSHWGMTETCLGGAVECEEGSGMHLREPDFYLEIVDPETGLPVPDGTSGEIIFTTLSRRAMPLIRYKTGDLGRIIPEQCKCGLPMRRLDDVKGRLKSDIILPSSEDLSLSELNGIILPFVEVLDFKIGFQQQLLILDITLDLSPNAKISSELFNSIMFYPKIKRATAENGLKINITVDNHNGSISSSFGKRLITSV; this is encoded by the coding sequence GTGAGTAGTGAGTCCCTTAGCCAGTGGCTTAATTTACGCATGGGAAGACCGCTTCATTCTGACAATGTCCCCCCTAAGAAGTTGCAAGAATGGCAATTTAGGCAATTGCGTAAAACACTGGGAAAATCTGCCGCAAACTGTCCTTTCTATACAAAACATTTGCAAGGCATAAAAATAGAAGAAATAAGGACCCCGACGGACCTCAGCAAACTACCTTTCACAACAGATGACGACCTGCGCAATAATCCAAATAATTTCCTGTGCACTTCACAAGATGATATTGCGCGAGCCATAACTCTATCAAGCTCAGGCTCAAGCGGACCTCCGAAACGCCTTTTTTTTACAACCGGAGATTTGGAGCGCACAACCGAATTCTTTCATTATGGCATGGGCCCTCTGGTGGAAGAAGGTGAAACAGTCTTAGCTTTGCTGCCAGATTCTCGTCCCGGCGGTGTAGGAAAACTTTTTTCTGAAAGTATTTCACGCCTTGGGGCTAAGACGGTTTATCCCGAAGACCCTTCTAATATCTCAGCAGTTCTAGATTTGCTTATAGATTCGCGGGCGACCTGCATTTTAGGGCCGGCTATTCATGTTCACGCACTGGCGCGCCTATGGAAAAGTCACGGTTTGCCTGACAATCAAATGAGCTCAGCTCTTTTATGCTGGGATGTTTTACCTGACATAGCCATTCAAACGATTTCAAAAACGCTAGGGTGCGAAATTTTTAGCCACTGGGGCATGACAGAAACGTGCCTCGGCGGCGCAGTAGAATGCGAAGAAGGGTCCGGTATGCATCTTCGCGAGCCTGATTTTTACTTAGAAATAGTTGATCCTGAAACAGGTCTTCCTGTACCGGACGGAACCAGCGGAGAAATTATATTTACTACGTTATCCAGAAGAGCAATGCCACTTATACGATACAAAACAGGAGACCTTGGTAGAATTATCCCTGAACAATGCAAATGCGGACTTCCTATGCGCAGACTTGACGATGTAAAAGGGCGTTTAAAAAGTGATATAATTCTACCAAGCTCAGAAGATTTATCGCTGTCAGAACTTAACGGAATAATTTTACCATTTGTTGAAGTGCTTGATTTTAAAATTGGCTTTCAGCAACAATTACTCATACTCGATATAACTCTGGATCTTTCTCCCAATGCTAAGATTTCATCAGAGCTTTTCAATTCTATAATGTTCTACCCAAAGATCAAAAGAGCAACGGCTGAAAATGGTTTGAAAATCAATATTACCGTTGATAACCATAATGGCAGCATCAGTTCCAGCTTTGGGAAAAGACTCATAACATCAGTTTAA
- a CDS encoding XdhC family aldehyde oxidoreductase maturation factor — MKNLIHNIRVQLESGNDIILASIVKSSGSTPRSSGSKMAVYRDEKIDGTIGGGLVEALVQRAAAELFDADKNAIVFKEFDLSNELAANADMICGGHVTVMLERLAANKSTTEIYKAFDDSLRNGQKVTLVTLMDNGEHSKIADRIVLAQNCTMPTLQNFTGDEILGLSEESRKTDKPVIQNKSNQRIVVENFAPQPTVFIFGAGHVSRPTATLATSVNFRTVILDDRIDFANAERFPLADEIIVLSDFDIALAELNITEDSYIIIVTRGHLHDKTVLAQALKTPAHYVGMIGSSKKRNAIYEALLDEGTSQENINRCVCPIGLTIGAQTPEEIAVSIVAELIQKRAEN; from the coding sequence ATGAAAAATCTCATACACAATATTCGCGTACAACTTGAATCCGGCAACGACATCATCCTGGCATCCATTGTTAAAAGTTCAGGATCTACCCCGCGCTCATCCGGCAGCAAAATGGCTGTATACCGGGATGAAAAAATCGACGGAACTATAGGTGGAGGATTGGTAGAAGCTCTGGTCCAGCGCGCGGCAGCGGAGCTTTTTGACGCGGACAAAAACGCGATCGTTTTCAAAGAATTTGACCTCTCAAACGAGCTTGCAGCCAATGCGGACATGATCTGCGGTGGTCACGTCACAGTGATGCTTGAACGCCTTGCTGCAAATAAAAGTACCACAGAAATATACAAAGCTTTTGATGATAGTCTTCGCAACGGCCAAAAAGTTACCCTCGTAACTTTAATGGATAACGGCGAACACTCTAAAATAGCAGACAGGATTGTTTTAGCGCAGAATTGCACCATGCCGACCCTGCAAAATTTTACTGGTGATGAAATTTTAGGACTCTCAGAAGAATCACGAAAAACTGATAAGCCTGTTATCCAAAATAAAAGCAACCAGCGCATCGTCGTTGAGAATTTTGCCCCGCAGCCAACAGTTTTTATATTTGGCGCAGGTCATGTCTCTCGGCCCACAGCAACTCTTGCTACATCTGTTAATTTTAGAACAGTTATTCTTGATGACAGGATAGACTTTGCGAATGCAGAAAGGTTCCCTCTTGCCGATGAAATTATAGTCCTTTCAGACTTCGATATTGCCCTTGCTGAGTTAAATATTACTGAAGACTCATACATTATTATAGTGACACGGGGACATCTCCATGACAAAACGGTACTTGCGCAGGCGTTAAAAACACCCGCCCATTACGTCGGTATGATAGGCAGTTCCAAAAAACGCAATGCGATTTATGAAGCACTTCTGGATGAAGGTACTTCACAAGAGAATATCAACCGTTGCGTTTGCCCTATCGGCCTCACAATCGGAGCGCAGACTCCTGAAGAAATAGCTGTCAGCATTGTAGCTGAACTCATTCAAAAACGAGCAGAAAATTGA
- a CDS encoding DVU_1551 family NTP transferase — protein MKIYGIILAAGLSSRMGKLKALLPLDGMTVLATCINTLLDGGADEVFVVTGYRAEEIEDEANRLGVLAIHNSDYEQGMFSSVITGVKNLPSDTTTSSAFFILPVDIPLVRSSTVRALTFDYKNSPAKIYYPCFKGERGHPPLISTKLIPDILAHDGTGGLRTVLDRYNSEAKNKKMPDIGIIHDMDTPEDYEKALKFYRKKRFPVTEECEVLWEIANTPLKTQEHCKTVAMAACILAETLNKSRNAQPRLDIDVVQSAALMHDVAKITRNHEAAGGTLLSGYGFTSISDIVASHRDTNIPPNHPITEKEIVFLADKFIKGTTLIPLRERYEKTFCKWADDPDAVKAIKGRRIRAESLLSRYEDETQIDALTLLKNEMDNLATA, from the coding sequence ATGAAAATATATGGAATTATTCTTGCCGCCGGCTTGTCCTCTCGTATGGGAAAGCTAAAAGCTCTACTGCCGCTTGATGGAATGACAGTGCTAGCTACCTGCATCAACACCTTACTTGATGGCGGTGCTGACGAAGTATTTGTAGTCACTGGCTATAGAGCAGAAGAAATTGAAGATGAAGCTAACAGGCTCGGCGTACTTGCAATTCACAACTCTGACTATGAACAAGGGATGTTTTCTTCTGTAATTACAGGTGTTAAAAATCTTCCAAGTGATACAACCACATCATCCGCTTTTTTTATTTTGCCAGTTGATATTCCACTGGTAAGGTCCTCAACAGTACGCGCACTGACTTTCGATTACAAAAACTCTCCTGCAAAAATTTATTATCCCTGCTTCAAAGGGGAAAGGGGACATCCTCCCCTTATAAGTACTAAGCTAATCCCCGACATTTTAGCGCACGATGGTACAGGGGGATTGCGGACAGTTCTCGACAGATATAATTCAGAAGCAAAAAACAAAAAAATGCCAGATATCGGGATAATCCACGACATGGATACCCCTGAAGATTATGAAAAAGCATTAAAATTTTATAGAAAAAAAAGGTTCCCCGTCACTGAAGAATGTGAAGTTCTCTGGGAGATTGCTAACACTCCGCTCAAAACACAGGAACATTGCAAAACAGTGGCTATGGCGGCCTGTATATTAGCCGAGACTTTGAATAAGTCCCGCAACGCTCAGCCACGACTTGATATAGATGTGGTACAGAGCGCAGCCCTGATGCACGATGTAGCTAAAATCACCCGAAACCATGAAGCAGCTGGCGGAACTCTTTTAAGTGGTTACGGCTTTACGTCCATATCCGATATAGTAGCATCCCACCGTGACACGAACATTCCCCCGAATCACCCCATAACTGAAAAAGAAATCGTTTTTCTCGCCGACAAGTTTATTAAAGGAACAACCCTCATCCCTCTTAGAGAACGCTACGAGAAAACTTTTTGCAAATGGGCAGATGATCCTGATGCTGTAAAAGCCATTAAAGGTCGCCGCATCCGCGCCGAATCATTGCTGTCCCGATATGAAGATGAAACACAAATAGATGCCCTAACCCTTCTGAAAAATGAAATGGATAATTTGGCGACAGCATGA
- a CDS encoding histidine phosphatase family protein has translation MIILIRHGEADKAKGRAIGQEDLPLSAAGKKQAGTLAQSLSSLSIDYLYTSPLKRTRATATPLEKAYNKKAIICPELTEINLGLWDGLSFEQIKKDFPSEYEKRGQNIATYRPPEGESFADLAERVRGKFQEITDKDAPTIIVTHAGVIRVIMHMALGIPLNNIFQFSPSHCHATILKKSHGKLCLTGFNIPPDAHKKTP, from the coding sequence ATGATTATCCTCATCCGCCACGGAGAAGCTGATAAGGCTAAAGGACGTGCCATAGGACAGGAGGACTTACCACTTTCAGCCGCAGGCAAAAAACAAGCTGGTACTCTAGCACAGTCTTTAAGTTCTCTGTCAATTGACTATCTATACACCAGCCCCTTAAAACGCACACGAGCCACCGCTACCCCCCTTGAAAAAGCGTACAACAAAAAAGCTATCATCTGCCCGGAACTGACGGAGATTAACTTGGGTCTATGGGATGGGCTGAGCTTTGAACAAATCAAAAAAGATTTCCCGTCCGAGTACGAAAAACGAGGACAAAATATCGCAACCTACCGTCCCCCCGAAGGTGAGAGTTTTGCGGACCTTGCGGAAAGGGTCCGAGGCAAATTTCAAGAAATTACAGATAAAGACGCACCGACTATAATAGTCACTCATGCCGGAGTAATTAGAGTCATCATGCATATGGCATTGGGAATTCCACTAAATAATATTTTCCAATTTTCACCCAGCCATTGCCACGCAACCATTCTAAAGAAATCCCACGGCAAGCTATGCCTCACGGGATTCAACATTCCACCTGATGCTCACAAAAAAACCCCCTAG
- a CDS encoding alanine/ornithine racemase family PLP-dependent enzyme yields the protein MDTPYLEIDLAKLFSNTQALVKMFGARNIDITGITKVALGEPRVANCLVSAGLTSLGDSRIANIKRMRQAGVKATFILIRTPSMTEVNDVVKYADVSFNTEVSIISKLSDAAIKQNKVHDIVLMVELGDLREGILQQDLDGTIDQIMKMKGINLKGLGTNLACFSGVKPSKKNMDKLSLLAETYEKKYQIKFDIISGGNSANFDWFFANEDLGRINDVRLGESIFMGRETLTRKHIEGLHLDAITLVSEVIESKTKPSFPEGEVGQDAFGNTTVFVDKGDMLRTILSIGKQDVHVPGLTPFIDVDVIGSSSDHLILDATRSPLQVGDEVRFSLDYAALLSCMTSPFVANSYVENGNT from the coding sequence ATGGACACTCCCTATCTTGAAATCGACTTAGCTAAGCTATTTAGCAATACCCAGGCATTAGTTAAAATGTTTGGAGCCAGAAATATTGATATTACCGGCATAACAAAAGTAGCTCTCGGGGAACCGAGAGTTGCAAATTGTTTAGTATCAGCAGGGTTAACTTCACTTGGCGACTCACGAATTGCCAATATTAAACGTATGCGGCAGGCAGGCGTTAAGGCTACATTCATTTTAATCAGAACACCCTCAATGACAGAAGTTAACGATGTGGTGAAGTATGCGGATGTGAGTTTCAACACGGAAGTGTCGATAATCTCGAAACTCTCTGATGCTGCCATCAAGCAAAATAAAGTTCACGATATAGTGTTGATGGTTGAGTTGGGCGATCTTCGTGAAGGTATACTTCAGCAGGATTTGGATGGAACGATTGATCAGATTATGAAGATGAAAGGTATAAACCTTAAAGGTTTAGGTACAAATTTAGCATGTTTCAGCGGAGTTAAGCCATCTAAGAAGAATATGGATAAACTGTCCCTTTTAGCTGAAACATATGAAAAGAAATACCAGATTAAGTTTGATATTATCTCCGGCGGAAATTCTGCTAATTTCGATTGGTTTTTTGCAAATGAAGATCTGGGCCGCATCAATGATGTCAGGCTGGGGGAATCCATTTTTATGGGGCGGGAAACACTCACTCGAAAACATATTGAGGGTCTGCACCTTGATGCAATCACATTGGTCTCTGAAGTAATTGAATCCAAAACCAAACCTTCTTTTCCTGAGGGTGAAGTGGGACAAGATGCTTTCGGCAACACAACAGTTTTTGTAGATAAAGGTGATATGCTTAGAACTATTTTAAGTATTGGCAAGCAGGACGTTCATGTTCCGGGACTGACGCCGTTTATCGATGTTGATGTAATTGGTTCCAGTAGTGATCACCTTATATTAGATGCTACGCGGTCCCCATTGCAGGTTGGTGATGAAGTAAGGTTCAGCCTTGATTATGCTGCTTTGCTTTCGTGTATGACATCGCCATTTGTCGCTAATTCTTATGTTGAAAATGGTAATACTTGA
- a CDS encoding DUF1611 domain-containing protein — protein sequence MTEKVPAIVYCEGFFGKMDGKTANGLARYSGKYEIVGIIDSTKAGLDAGEVLDGIPNGIKIFKNIVDALEGTGDTVKYFIYGMAPLSGSFSAEDSSVIFYAMERKLNIINGLHEFLTDKVSFIKKAAECNVELHDIRKQQNSNQRNVFKGNINKVECPRIAILGTDSAVGKRTTSVIITKALQALGLNTVMIATGQTGMIQGAEFGVPLDALTEQFISGEMEKAVFEAWEAKHPDIMILEGQGSLSHPAYLSSCFIIRGGKPDAVIVQHPPKREKLGDYPDIDMPDLKEEIELIEVFSRAPVIGITINHENMSDSELAETIEAYEQKFEIPTTDVLKFDCESLIKKILAVFPHLNAKLA from the coding sequence ATGACTGAAAAAGTACCCGCTATTGTTTACTGTGAAGGTTTTTTTGGAAAGATGGATGGAAAGACAGCCAACGGCTTAGCAAGATATTCCGGCAAATACGAAATTGTAGGCATTATCGATAGCACTAAGGCTGGCTTAGATGCCGGAGAAGTGTTGGACGGAATACCAAATGGTATTAAAATATTCAAAAATATTGTTGATGCATTAGAAGGCACTGGGGATACCGTAAAATATTTCATTTATGGAATGGCTCCTCTCTCAGGTTCATTCTCCGCAGAAGATAGCAGTGTTATCTTTTATGCTATGGAACGAAAACTTAATATCATTAATGGGCTACATGAGTTCTTAACTGACAAAGTATCCTTCATTAAAAAAGCCGCCGAATGTAATGTTGAATTGCATGATATTAGAAAGCAGCAAAACAGCAATCAAAGAAATGTTTTTAAAGGTAATATTAACAAGGTTGAATGTCCTAGAATCGCAATACTTGGGACAGACAGTGCCGTTGGTAAAAGAACCACCTCAGTTATCATTACGAAAGCCTTGCAAGCTCTGGGACTAAACACAGTCATGATCGCAACGGGGCAGACTGGTATGATTCAGGGAGCTGAATTCGGTGTGCCACTCGACGCTCTGACAGAACAGTTTATTTCAGGCGAAATGGAAAAAGCTGTATTCGAAGCGTGGGAAGCTAAACATCCCGATATTATGATTCTCGAAGGGCAGGGATCTTTAAGTCATCCAGCCTACTTAAGTTCATGCTTTATCATTCGTGGTGGAAAACCGGACGCAGTGATTGTTCAGCATCCTCCAAAAAGAGAAAAATTGGGCGATTACCCAGATATAGACATGCCTGATTTGAAAGAAGAAATTGAACTCATCGAAGTTTTCTCTAGAGCGCCTGTTATCGGAATTACCATTAATCATGAGAACATGTCTGATTCAGAGCTTGCCGAGACAATCGAAGCTTATGAACAGAAATTTGAAATACCGACTACAGACGTTCTTAAATTTGATTGCGAATCATTAATTAAAAAAATACTCGCTGTGTTCCCGCACCTTAATGCCAAGCTCGCGTAA
- a CDS encoding fimbrial biogenesis chaperone, with protein sequence MNLSSFRTLSFVFILTGLFMSLSACSVFADGINIYPLRTEIKNGQRYATINVLNRSNDHPVSYSISLITMRMQENGKLVAPETFTKREQISQKIVKFSPKRAQIIPGGSQSVRVLIRRPPNLPDGEYMVYMKIIPTVQPAKTPASSEVQTDVKMNIKTVVGMSCPIIVYQGDPTSQTTVVDATMMAKSPLGKPAIKLFLDRTGGKSSYVAANIYSTVGGEKKLIATRRRIPIFMPLKRRTEFVPITDVTFTGGPVLIELTDVTDPKKGVIGSKKMTL encoded by the coding sequence GTGAATTTATCTTCTTTTCGCACATTAAGTTTTGTCTTTATTCTGACAGGACTATTTATGTCTTTAAGTGCCTGCTCTGTGTTTGCCGATGGAATTAATATTTATCCATTGCGAACCGAAATAAAAAATGGTCAGCGCTATGCAACTATCAATGTGCTTAATAGATCAAACGATCACCCCGTTTCTTATTCGATATCACTTATCACCATGAGAATGCAGGAAAATGGCAAGCTTGTTGCTCCAGAGACTTTTACAAAGCGCGAGCAGATATCACAAAAGATAGTTAAATTTTCACCAAAGCGGGCTCAGATTATTCCCGGCGGTTCACAAAGTGTTCGTGTTCTCATTAGAAGACCTCCAAATTTGCCAGATGGTGAATACATGGTTTATATGAAAATTATACCAACTGTGCAGCCTGCAAAAACCCCTGCATCCTCTGAAGTGCAGACAGATGTAAAGATGAATATCAAAACGGTTGTTGGGATGTCCTGCCCTATTATAGTCTATCAAGGTGATCCTACTTCACAAACTACAGTTGTGGATGCAACTATGATGGCCAAATCTCCACTAGGAAAACCTGCAATAAAGCTCTTTCTTGACCGCACCGGGGGGAAATCAAGCTATGTTGCCGCTAATATTTATTCTACTGTTGGCGGAGAAAAGAAGCTTATTGCAACTCGACGCCGTATTCCGATTTTCATGCCTTTGAAGCGCCGAACTGAATTTGTTCCCATTACTGATGTAACTTTTACTGGAGGACCAGTCCTCATAGAGTTAACTGACGTTACGGACCCCAAAAAGGGTGTAATTGGTTCCAAAAAAATGACTTTGTAG
- a CDS encoding DUF4956 domain-containing protein: MNQLNFSDVFKKSFVAMQSGMERFTAIEIVMNLGVSFLIGLFIFYVYKKTFQGVLYQRSFNIGLVILSMVVTLIIMTISGNLVLSLGMVGALSIVRFRTPIKDPIDLVFIFWAITVGIANGVGYFNITIIGSIAITIILLIMTRKVEQDQPFLLVMQIPSLKDSDTAVGLVKKSVERYKLKSTTVTPNYTEVTAEVRLKSENTEFLTQLHDDGSVLKATLISYSGDLSQV, encoded by the coding sequence ATGAACCAACTGAATTTTAGTGATGTATTTAAGAAGAGCTTTGTAGCCATGCAAAGCGGTATGGAACGATTCACTGCTATAGAAATAGTGATGAACCTGGGAGTTTCTTTCCTGATAGGTCTATTCATATTCTATGTGTATAAAAAAACTTTTCAAGGGGTTTTGTATCAGCGCAGTTTTAACATTGGATTGGTTATTCTGAGCATGGTGGTGACCCTTATCATCATGACAATCAGTGGGAACCTTGTGCTTTCTCTTGGTATGGTCGGTGCTCTGTCCATTGTTCGTTTCAGAACTCCCATCAAAGATCCTATTGATCTGGTATTCATCTTCTGGGCTATTACGGTAGGTATTGCCAACGGGGTTGGATATTTCAACATTACTATAATCGGCTCCATTGCAATAACCATTATCCTATTGATCATGACCCGCAAGGTTGAACAGGATCAGCCCTTCCTGCTAGTTATGCAGATACCTTCACTGAAGGACTCAGACACTGCTGTTGGTTTAGTAAAAAAATCTGTGGAGCGTTACAAGCTCAAGTCGACAACTGTCACGCCAAATTACACAGAAGTAACTGCTGAGGTCCGCTTAAAAAGTGAAAATACGGAATTTCTCACACAACTGCACGATGATGGCTCCGTTCTGAAAGCCACTTTGATTAGTTACTCCGGCGACCTTTCACAAGTATAA